In Brucella melitensis bv. 1 str. 16M, a genomic segment contains:
- a CDS encoding DUF2853 family protein yields MSEYLADVRRYDAAADEAVVEKIVKHLGIALRNRDSSLVSASDPEEMKRVRTNWVAKKLGVEDVAKGDEVVAHVAEVMKGDRNKHRVTFYYLVAKQLGKLGAL; encoded by the coding sequence ATGAGTGAATATCTCGCGGATGTCCGTCGCTATGATGCTGCCGCCGATGAGGCCGTTGTCGAGAAAATCGTCAAGCATCTTGGCATTGCGCTTCGCAATCGCGATTCCTCGCTCGTTTCGGCAAGCGATCCGGAAGAAATGAAGCGCGTTCGCACCAACTGGGTTGCCAAGAAACTGGGCGTCGAGGACGTCGCCAAGGGTGACGAAGTGGTGGCCCATGTGGCCGAGGTGATGAAGGGCGACCGCAACAAGCACCGCGTGACCTTCTATTATCTCGTGGCCAAACAGCTCGGCAAGCTTGGCGCCCTCTGA
- a CDS encoding thymidylate synthase, giving the protein MRTYLDLLQHVLDHGVDRDDRTGTGTRSVFGYQMRFDLEEGFPVLTTKKLHLRSIIHELLWFLKGDTNIAYLKENGVTIWDEWADENGDLGPVYGYQWRSWPAPDGRHIDQIANLLKMLHTNPQSRRLIVSAWNPALVDEMALPPCHCLFQFYVANGRLSCQLYQRSADIFLGVPFNIASYALLTMMIAQVTGLKPGEFIHTLGDAHIYSNHFEQARLQLTRTPKKLPVMHINPDVKDLFAFRFEDFRLDGYEADPTIKAPIAV; this is encoded by the coding sequence ATGCGCACCTATCTTGATCTTCTCCAGCATGTGCTCGACCACGGCGTTGACCGTGACGACCGCACGGGAACGGGCACACGCTCGGTCTTCGGCTATCAGATGCGGTTCGACCTGGAGGAGGGGTTTCCGGTTCTCACGACCAAGAAACTCCATTTGCGTTCGATCATTCATGAACTCTTGTGGTTCCTGAAAGGCGATACGAACATTGCCTATCTGAAAGAAAACGGCGTTACGATCTGGGATGAATGGGCCGATGAAAACGGCGATCTGGGGCCGGTTTATGGCTATCAGTGGCGTTCATGGCCTGCGCCGGACGGACGGCATATCGACCAGATCGCGAATCTTTTGAAGATGTTGCACACAAATCCTCAGTCGCGGCGTCTGATTGTTTCGGCGTGGAACCCGGCGCTGGTGGATGAAATGGCTCTGCCGCCCTGCCACTGCCTGTTCCAGTTCTATGTCGCCAATGGCAGGCTTTCCTGCCAGCTTTACCAGCGTTCCGCGGATATTTTCCTCGGCGTGCCGTTCAATATCGCCTCCTATGCCCTGTTGACGATGATGATCGCGCAGGTGACGGGGCTGAAACCGGGCGAGTTCATCCATACGCTGGGCGATGCCCATATTTATTCCAACCATTTCGAGCAGGCACGACTACAACTGACCCGCACGCCGAAGAAGCTGCCGGTGATGCATATCAACCCGGACGTGAAGGATCTCTTTGCCTTTCGTTTCGAGGATTTCCGGCTGGATGGCTATGAAGCCGACCCCACGATCAAAGCGCCTATCGCGGTATAG
- a CDS encoding dihydrofolate reductase, with translation MKKPLVSIVVAASENNVIGQENDMPWRLSTDLKRFKALTLGKPVIMGRRTWQSLGRPLPGRANIVITRDADFRAEGAEVVGSLEDALALARKFAAEGGVDEICVIGGGQIYVQAMPLADRLHLTRVLSVIEGDTYFPEINPQDWQLLSSEDVPAGDKDSYPTRYMLYERRVS, from the coding sequence ATGAAGAAACCACTCGTTTCCATCGTCGTGGCGGCCTCCGAAAACAATGTGATCGGGCAGGAAAACGATATGCCATGGCGTCTTTCCACCGACCTGAAGCGGTTCAAGGCGCTGACTTTGGGCAAGCCGGTCATCATGGGGCGGCGCACCTGGCAGTCGCTTGGCCGTCCCCTGCCGGGGCGGGCCAATATCGTCATTACCCGTGATGCCGATTTCCGGGCAGAAGGTGCCGAGGTGGTCGGTTCGCTGGAGGATGCGCTAGCGCTTGCGCGCAAGTTTGCGGCGGAAGGCGGGGTGGACGAAATCTGTGTGATCGGCGGGGGACAAATCTATGTACAGGCCATGCCGCTTGCCGATCGCTTACACCTGACGCGCGTTCTCTCTGTCATCGAAGGCGATACATATTTTCCTGAAATCAATCCGCAGGACTGGCAATTGCTTTCGAGCGAGGATGTGCCCGCCGGTGACAAAGACAGCTATCCAACACGCTATATGCTGTACGAAAGGCGCGTTTCGTAA
- the hflK gene encoding FtsH protease activity modulator HflK → MPWSNQNGGGGPWGGGGDNNNNNNNGPWGQGPKGPRGGGQNTPPDLEDILRKGQDRLKQVFPGGGGRKGSNRPIYFLIGAAVLGFWLFQSVYTVQPDELAVELRFGKPKEEVSEPGLHFHWWPFETYEKAQIVEKQINIGGQGTRNATQGLMLTGDQNIVNVQFSVLYRVSDPRAYLFNVDSPDAMVQQVSESAIREIVGRRPAQDVFRDNRSAIAQSVRDIVQQTLDNYKAGIQINAVSIEDAAPPREVADAFDEVQRAEQDEDRFVEESNQYSNQKLGQARGEAAQLREEAAAYKNRVVQDAEGEAQRFSSVLKEYQKAPEVTRNRLFLETMEEVLKGTKKVIVEPGKDVVPYLPLHELMQKQPSTGVKAPTTTTTTGGGNQ, encoded by the coding sequence ATGCCCTGGAGCAATCAGAATGGCGGCGGCGGCCCGTGGGGCGGCGGCGGCGATAACAACAACAATAATAATAATGGACCTTGGGGGCAGGGGCCAAAGGGGCCGCGTGGCGGCGGCCAGAACACGCCGCCCGACCTTGAAGATATTCTGCGCAAAGGGCAGGATCGGTTGAAGCAGGTTTTCCCCGGTGGCGGTGGCCGAAAGGGCAGCAACCGCCCGATCTATTTCCTCATTGGCGCGGCAGTATTGGGTTTCTGGCTGTTCCAGTCGGTCTATACAGTCCAGCCGGACGAACTCGCCGTGGAGCTGCGCTTCGGCAAGCCGAAGGAAGAGGTTTCCGAACCGGGCCTGCACTTCCATTGGTGGCCGTTCGAGACCTATGAAAAGGCGCAGATCGTCGAAAAGCAGATCAATATCGGCGGGCAGGGTACGCGCAATGCGACGCAGGGCCTGATGCTGACGGGTGATCAGAACATCGTCAACGTGCAGTTCTCGGTGCTTTACCGTGTTTCCGATCCGCGCGCCTATCTCTTCAATGTGGATAGCCCTGACGCGATGGTGCAGCAGGTTTCCGAAAGCGCGATCCGCGAGATCGTCGGTCGCCGTCCGGCACAGGATGTTTTCCGCGACAATCGCTCGGCCATTGCCCAGAGCGTGCGCGATATCGTTCAGCAGACGCTCGACAATTACAAGGCCGGCATCCAGATCAATGCCGTTTCGATTGAAGATGCGGCCCCCCCGCGTGAAGTGGCCGATGCATTTGACGAAGTTCAGCGTGCCGAACAGGACGAGGACCGCTTCGTGGAAGAATCGAACCAGTATTCCAACCAGAAGCTGGGTCAGGCGCGCGGTGAAGCGGCGCAGCTTCGTGAAGAAGCCGCCGCTTACAAGAACCGTGTCGTTCAGGACGCTGAAGGTGAAGCCCAGCGCTTCAGTTCGGTGCTGAAAGAGTATCAGAAGGCCCCGGAAGTCACCCGTAACCGTCTCTTCCTTGAAACCATGGAAGAGGTGCTGAAGGGCACCAAGAAGGTCATTGTCGAACCCGGCAAGGATGTAGTGCCTTATCTGCCGCTGCATGAATTGATGCAGAAGCAGCCGAGCACCGGCGTAAAGGCCCCCACCACGACGACCACCACTGGCGGAGGTAATCAGTAA
- the hflC gene encoding protease modulator HflC — protein sequence MTQNRLPIIVGFIAVIAFLLYSSVFIVTERQQAIVLRFGQIVDVKTKPGIYFKLPFSFMNADTVQMVDDRLLRFDLDDIRVQVSGGKFYDVDAFLVYRITDARKFRETVSGSTLLAEQRLRTRLDAALRSVYGQRGFEAALSEERGDMMREVRDQLRPDATSLGLTIADVRIRRTDLTTEVSQQTYDRMKAERLAEAERLRARGREAAQRIRAVADRQVVETLAEARKESEILRGEGDAQRSEIFAKSASEDPGFFAFYRSMAAYRRALETPDTTLVLSPDSEFFKFFRDAGGKLATPSQ from the coding sequence ATGACCCAGAACAGGCTCCCGATCATTGTCGGCTTCATTGCCGTCATCGCTTTCCTGCTCTATTCCTCCGTGTTCATCGTGACCGAACGCCAGCAGGCTATCGTTCTGCGTTTCGGCCAGATCGTGGATGTGAAGACGAAGCCGGGCATCTATTTCAAGCTGCCTTTCAGCTTTATGAATGCCGATACGGTGCAGATGGTCGATGACCGCCTGCTGCGTTTCGACCTCGACGATATCCGTGTGCAGGTTTCCGGCGGCAAGTTCTACGATGTGGATGCTTTCCTCGTCTATCGCATCACGGATGCCCGCAAGTTCCGCGAAACGGTTTCCGGCAGCACGCTTCTCGCCGAACAGCGCCTGCGTACCCGTCTCGATGCGGCTCTGCGCAGTGTTTACGGCCAGCGTGGCTTCGAGGCCGCTTTGTCGGAAGAGCGCGGCGATATGATGCGTGAAGTGCGCGACCAGCTTCGCCCCGATGCGACATCGCTTGGCCTGACCATCGCCGATGTTCGTATCCGCCGGACCGATCTTACGACGGAAGTATCGCAGCAGACCTATGACCGTATGAAGGCGGAACGCCTGGCGGAAGCGGAACGCCTGCGGGCGCGTGGCCGCGAAGCGGCGCAGCGGATCCGCGCTGTCGCGGATCGTCAGGTTGTGGAAACGCTTGCCGAAGCGCGCAAGGAATCGGAAATCCTTCGCGGTGAGGGCGATGCCCAGCGCAGCGAGATCTTCGCCAAATCCGCATCGGAAGATCCGGGCTTCTTCGCCTTCTACCGTTCGATGGCGGCTTATCGTCGGGCGCTGGAAACGCCGGATACCACGCTTGTCCTCTCGCCGGATTCGGAGTTCTTCAAGTTCTTCCGTGATGCCGGTGGCAAGCTGGCAACGCCGAGCCAATAA
- a CDS encoding DUF2065 domain-containing protein, producing the protein MSDFLAAVGLLFVLEGLLYGGFPSLAKRLARDASEAPEGMLRIAGIAALAIGVGIVWLVRG; encoded by the coding sequence ATGAGCGATTTTCTAGCCGCCGTAGGTCTTCTCTTCGTTCTCGAAGGGCTGCTCTACGGCGGCTTTCCTTCTTTGGCCAAGCGGCTCGCCCGCGATGCAAGCGAAGCGCCGGAGGGTATGCTTCGCATCGCCGGGATTGCCGCGCTGGCAATCGGTGTCGGTATCGTCTGGCTTGTCAGGGGATAA
- a CDS encoding DegQ family serine endoprotease — translation MAIAPKAGFARTLFATVALGAMSVAGTVSMGTPPALAAQGPASVADLAEGLLDAVVNISTSQTVKDDGEGDGPVPMPQVPEGSPFQEFFKDFFNDKDGAQGDDSRKVQSLGSGFIIDAEKGYIVTNNHVIADADEIEVNFNDGSKLKAELVGKDTKTDLAILKVDPSKHKLKAVHFGNSEKARIGDWVLAIGNPFGLGGTVTAGIISARKRDINSGPYDDFIQTDAAINRGNSGGPLFDMDGKVIGINTAIISPSGGSIGIGFAIPAEMAAGVIDQLKEFGEVRRGWLGVRLQPVTEDIAQSLGLKETKGALIAGLIENSGVDNKAIEAGDVVIRFDGKPVDTARDLPRLVAERPVGKEVEIVVIRQGAEKTLKVKLGCLVEDDKSTEPAVEDQVPAPDDGEQPGARQETPDKSDKPKKEHKSDAAPSVLGMKLSKLDDDIRGEFGIAEDVEGVAILYVAPGTAAGEKRIETGDVIVDIGQVTVKTPEDVKKRIDALRREGRKNALLMLASRSGELRFVTIRID, via the coding sequence ATGGCAATTGCACCAAAGGCGGGTTTTGCTCGCACCCTTTTCGCAACCGTTGCACTGGGGGCGATGAGTGTCGCGGGCACTGTGTCGATGGGAACGCCGCCCGCGCTGGCTGCGCAAGGTCCCGCTTCGGTGGCCGATCTTGCCGAAGGGCTTCTGGATGCAGTCGTGAATATCTCCACATCGCAGACCGTGAAGGACGATGGCGAGGGGGACGGCCCGGTGCCGATGCCGCAGGTGCCGGAAGGTTCGCCCTTCCAGGAATTCTTCAAAGACTTCTTCAATGACAAGGATGGCGCGCAGGGCGATGATTCACGCAAGGTGCAGTCGCTGGGTTCGGGTTTCATCATCGATGCCGAAAAGGGTTACATCGTCACCAACAATCACGTCATCGCCGATGCCGACGAGATTGAGGTGAATTTCAACGATGGTTCCAAGCTCAAGGCGGAGCTCGTTGGCAAGGATACGAAGACCGATCTTGCGATCCTGAAAGTCGACCCTTCCAAGCATAAGCTCAAGGCGGTGCATTTCGGCAATTCGGAAAAGGCGCGCATTGGCGATTGGGTTCTGGCGATCGGCAATCCGTTCGGCCTTGGCGGTACTGTCACGGCAGGCATCATTTCAGCACGCAAGCGCGATATCAATTCCGGCCCCTATGACGATTTCATTCAGACGGATGCCGCGATCAATCGCGGCAATTCCGGCGGGCCGCTGTTTGATATGGACGGCAAGGTGATCGGCATCAATACGGCGATCATTTCGCCTTCTGGCGGGTCGATCGGCATTGGTTTTGCTATTCCGGCGGAAATGGCCGCCGGTGTCATCGATCAGTTGAAGGAATTTGGCGAAGTGCGCCGCGGCTGGCTTGGCGTCCGTCTTCAGCCGGTGACGGAAGACATTGCCCAGAGCCTTGGGCTGAAAGAGACCAAGGGCGCGCTGATTGCCGGTCTCATCGAAAATTCCGGTGTCGATAACAAGGCGATAGAGGCGGGCGATGTGGTGATCCGCTTTGACGGCAAACCGGTGGATACGGCGCGCGATCTTCCGCGCCTCGTGGCGGAAAGACCGGTTGGCAAGGAAGTGGAAATCGTCGTTATCCGTCAGGGCGCGGAAAAGACCCTGAAGGTCAAGCTTGGCTGTCTGGTCGAGGACGACAAGAGCACGGAGCCGGCGGTTGAAGATCAGGTGCCCGCGCCGGATGACGGCGAACAGCCGGGAGCCCGGCAGGAGACGCCGGACAAGTCGGACAAGCCGAAGAAGGAACACAAGAGCGATGCTGCTCCAAGCGTTCTCGGCATGAAGCTCAGCAAGCTCGATGATGATATTCGCGGCGAGTTTGGCATTGCCGAAGATGTGGAGGGCGTTGCCATCCTCTATGTTGCACCGGGGACGGCTGCCGGCGAAAAGCGCATCGAAACGGGCGATGTCATTGTCGATATCGGTCAGGTGACGGTGAAGACGCCGGAAGATGTGAAAAAGCGTATCGATGCACTGCGCCGCGAGGGGCGCAAGAATGCGCTTTTGATGCTGGCTTCGCGTTCCGGGGAGTTGCGTTTCGTGACGATCCGTATCGACTGA
- a CDS encoding NAD(P)/FAD-dependent oxidoreductase, with the protein METVDVVVIGAGAAGMMCAIEAGKRGRSVLVVDHARAAGEKIRISGGGRCNFTNLHASPKNYLSQNSHFCISALSRYTQRDFIALVERHGISYHEKTLGQLFCDGSAVQIIDMLLGEMKRHRVRLKLGCGVKAIEKTANGFSLQLADGLAVSCQSLVVACGGKSIPKMGATGFGYDIAGQFGLCVVETRPALVPLTFEPNMLERLKPLAGIAVDAVVACGKVTFSEAMLFTHRGISGPAILQISSYWREGDEIRITMLPGTDSFEASREQRRQNGKQALQTALALYLPRKLAQAIAEETGAGSHLADLSDKVFRRVEAAVNDWRIKPAGSEGYRTAEVTLGGVDTRDLDSRTMQARSVPGLFFIGEVVDVTGWLGGYNFQWAWSSGWVAGQAA; encoded by the coding sequence TTGGAAACGGTTGATGTTGTCGTGATCGGCGCCGGCGCGGCGGGCATGATGTGTGCCATCGAAGCTGGCAAGCGCGGCCGCTCGGTGCTGGTTGTGGATCACGCCAGGGCTGCGGGTGAAAAAATCCGCATCTCCGGCGGCGGACGCTGTAATTTCACCAATCTTCATGCAAGCCCGAAAAACTATCTTTCGCAAAATTCGCATTTCTGCATTTCGGCACTGAGCCGTTATACACAGCGCGATTTCATCGCGCTCGTAGAGCGGCACGGGATCAGCTATCACGAGAAGACGCTGGGGCAGCTTTTCTGCGACGGCTCGGCCGTACAAATCATCGACATGCTTCTTGGTGAAATGAAGCGCCACCGGGTACGGCTGAAGCTTGGCTGTGGTGTGAAAGCCATTGAAAAGACGGCCAATGGTTTTTCGTTGCAACTGGCGGACGGACTTGCGGTTTCCTGCCAGTCGCTGGTGGTGGCCTGCGGCGGAAAATCGATCCCGAAAATGGGTGCTACGGGCTTCGGCTATGATATTGCCGGGCAGTTTGGCCTGTGTGTCGTCGAAACGCGGCCCGCACTGGTGCCGCTGACCTTCGAGCCAAATATGCTTGAGCGGTTGAAGCCACTTGCGGGCATTGCCGTTGATGCGGTGGTGGCCTGCGGCAAGGTGACATTTTCCGAAGCCATGCTCTTCACCCATCGCGGCATCAGCGGCCCCGCGATTCTGCAAATTTCGTCCTATTGGCGCGAGGGCGATGAAATTCGCATCACCATGTTGCCGGGCACGGATAGTTTTGAAGCCTCGCGCGAGCAGCGCCGACAGAATGGCAAGCAAGCCCTGCAAACGGCGCTTGCGCTTTATCTGCCGCGAAAACTGGCGCAGGCTATAGCTGAGGAGACCGGCGCGGGCAGCCATCTTGCCGATCTGTCGGACAAGGTGTTCCGGCGTGTCGAGGCTGCCGTCAATGACTGGCGCATCAAGCCCGCCGGTTCAGAGGGCTATCGCACGGCGGAAGTCACACTTGGCGGTGTCGATACGCGTGATCTCGATTCCAGAACCATGCAAGCCCGGTCGGTGCCCGGACTTTTCTTCATTGGCGAGGTGGTGGACGTCACGGGCTGGCTTGGCGGCTATAATTTCCAATGGGCCTGGTCTTCGGGCTGGGTGGCCGGTCAGGCCGCCTGA
- the serB gene encoding phosphoserine phosphatase SerB, which produces MSQQVSLVATLIANPAKAALAPSLGIKASAAVNATGLYWLADDIACDIPLPLGMEASEADASLRATLDGAPIDVVVQEQERRRKKILIADMDSTMIGQECIDELAEEAGLRDHVAAITARAMNGEIAFEPALRERVALLKGLPLSVIDKVISTRITLTPGGPQLVRTMRKHGAYTALVSGGFTSFTRRIAEMIGFNEERANRLIDDGTRLTGTVAEPILGREAKVEKLVEIAERVGLTPEDAIAVGDGANDLGMIQLAGTGVALHAKPAVAAQAKMRIDHGDLTALLYIQGYRKADFVQ; this is translated from the coding sequence ATGTCGCAGCAGGTTTCTCTCGTCGCTACCCTGATCGCCAACCCGGCAAAAGCCGCGCTTGCCCCTTCGCTCGGCATTAAAGCCTCGGCGGCAGTGAATGCAACCGGACTTTACTGGCTGGCAGATGATATTGCCTGCGACATTCCCCTTCCCCTTGGCATGGAGGCAAGTGAGGCGGATGCATCATTGCGCGCCACCCTTGACGGCGCGCCTATCGACGTGGTGGTGCAGGAACAGGAACGCCGGCGCAAGAAAATTTTGATTGCCGATATGGATTCCACCATGATCGGGCAGGAATGTATCGATGAACTGGCGGAAGAAGCGGGCCTGCGCGACCATGTGGCCGCGATCACCGCGCGCGCAATGAATGGCGAGATTGCCTTCGAGCCGGCACTTCGCGAGCGCGTCGCGCTTTTGAAGGGATTGCCGCTTTCGGTGATCGACAAGGTTATCTCCACCCGCATCACCCTCACCCCCGGCGGGCCGCAACTGGTGCGCACCATGCGCAAGCACGGCGCTTATACAGCACTCGTTTCCGGCGGCTTCACCTCGTTTACCCGCCGCATTGCCGAAATGATCGGCTTCAATGAGGAACGCGCCAATCGCCTGATCGATGACGGAACCCGCCTGACGGGTACCGTCGCTGAGCCTATATTAGGCCGCGAAGCCAAGGTCGAAAAACTGGTCGAGATCGCCGAACGCGTTGGCCTCACCCCCGAAGACGCTATCGCAGTCGGCGATGGCGCGAACGATCTGGGCATGATCCAGCTTGCCGGGACCGGCGTGGCGCTTCACGCCAAGCCCGCCGTGGCCGCACAGGCAAAAATGCGCATCGACCATGGCGACCTCACCGCCCTTCTCTATATCCAGGGCTACCGAAAGGCAGATTTCGTCCAATAA
- the miaA gene encoding tRNA (adenosine(37)-N6)-dimethylallyltransferase MiaA codes for MSEDAVKNAILIAGPTASGKSALAIRMAKATGGFIVNTDSMQVYGVLDLLTARPSRANLAEAEHFLYGHVPPSSTYSTGKWFEDVEALLGRCELQGRVPIFVGGTGLYFRALLGGLSQTPEVSAQVRDHWRGRMEAEGAKALHAVLCVRDPAIAAALQPSDSQRIVRALEVLESTGKSLLEWQKVKGRALVDDQSAQKIVLRPDRAWLGVRIARRFSAMWAEGAIDEVRALLALDLDPALPAMKAIGVREVSAFLAETMSREEAIERSVIATRQYAKRQSTWFRNQLGEDWRVYASGEEVFQGGSFRDPQ; via the coding sequence ATGAGTGAGGATGCAGTCAAGAATGCGATCCTGATAGCTGGCCCAACGGCCAGCGGCAAGTCGGCACTTGCCATTCGCATGGCCAAAGCGACGGGCGGTTTCATCGTCAATACCGATTCCATGCAGGTTTATGGCGTTCTGGATCTTTTGACCGCGCGGCCTTCCAGGGCCAATCTGGCCGAGGCCGAACATTTTCTTTACGGCCATGTGCCGCCCTCCAGCACCTATTCCACCGGCAAATGGTTTGAGGATGTCGAAGCACTTCTGGGGCGTTGCGAACTGCAAGGCCGGGTGCCGATCTTCGTCGGCGGGACAGGGCTTTATTTTCGTGCGCTTCTGGGCGGGCTTTCGCAAACGCCGGAAGTATCGGCGCAAGTGCGCGACCATTGGCGAGGCCGGATGGAAGCCGAAGGCGCAAAGGCCCTGCACGCTGTCCTTTGTGTGCGTGACCCGGCCATCGCGGCTGCCTTGCAGCCCTCCGATAGCCAGCGCATTGTGCGTGCGCTGGAAGTGCTGGAAAGCACCGGCAAATCCCTTTTGGAATGGCAAAAGGTCAAGGGCAGGGCGCTGGTGGATGACCAATCGGCGCAAAAGATCGTGCTCCGGCCTGATCGTGCATGGCTTGGCGTGCGTATTGCGCGGCGTTTTTCGGCCATGTGGGCGGAGGGGGCAATCGATGAGGTGAGGGCGCTTCTGGCGCTCGATCTCGATCCTGCGCTACCCGCCATGAAGGCCATTGGCGTCAGGGAAGTCAGTGCATTTCTTGCAGAAACCATGTCGCGCGAGGAGGCTATTGAACGTTCCGTCATTGCCACGCGGCAATATGCCAAGCGCCAGTCCACCTGGTTTCGCAATCAGTTGGGCGAAGACTGGCGTGTCTATGCCAGTGGCGAAGAGGTGTTTCAGGGCGGTTCGTTTCGGGATCCGCAATAA